Genomic DNA from Terriglobales bacterium:
CAGACGCGGGCTCCCCGAGTTGCCCATGGCGACGGCCAGATTGCGTCGCAGGCCGGAGAACTTGGTGCGGCGCACCGCGGTGCGGCGAAACATCCGGCGGAACTGCTCGGCGTCGAGAGAGGCGAGCCATTCGAGCGACGGGTTCACCAGTTCGGTGCGCGGCTGGAACTCGGCCAGCGGACCAGCGGGCGCGCGCCGGTTCCACGGGCACACGTCCTGGCAAATGTCGCAGCCGAACAGGTGGCGCCCCATGCCGGCGCGCAGTTCCTCCGGGATGGCGCCGCGCTTCTCGATGGTGAGGTAAGAAATGCAGCGCGTGGCATCCAGTTCGTAGGGGGCCGGGATAGCGCCGGTGGGGCAGGCCTCGATGCAGCGCGTGCAGGAGCCGCAGCGGTCGGGCGCGGGCAGATCGGGAGTAAGTTCGAGCGAGGTCAGAATGACGCCCAGGAAGAGCCACGAGCCCAATCGCTGGTCGATGATGCAGGTATTCTTCCCGATCCAGCCCACGCCGGCGTAACGCGCTAATACGCGTTCCACGACCGGGCCGGTATCCACGTAACAGCGCGACTGGAACTCCAGCCCTTCGGCCGTGGCCGCGCTGCGCAGG
This window encodes:
- the queG gene encoding tRNA epoxyqueuosine(34) reductase QueG, with amino-acid sequence MPMLPVPSQSQLARLAKQAARDAGFDLAGIAPLNAEYPELEYFARWVEAGRAGEMEYLKARDGEGRLRRASLASVMPWARSVVVCAINYNSDAPYSTAPAAENCAWISRYAWGPADYHEILLARLRRVEDVLRSAATAEGLEFQSRCYVDTGPVVERVLARYAGVGWIGKNTCIIDQRLGSWLFLGVILTSLELTPDLPAPDRCGSCTRCIEACPTGAIPAPYELDATRCISYLTIEKRGAIPEELRAGMGRHLFGCDICQDVCPWNRRAPAGPLAEFQPRTELVNPSLEWLASLDAEQFRRMFRRTAVRRTKFSGLRRNLAVAMGNSGSPRLRPHLEALAADPDPVVAEHARWALQRLEATAAASP